AGATGCAAATATTGCATTATTACatgaaatcaaaattaaaaaaaataagaaataaaaaataaataataaatcaaCTTAATTAATGTTTGTCATGATATTTATAGTCATTATCTTATTTAGAACTATATGTAACATAAAAGAAATTTTCGTTTACTATTTATGACTTTTTTCGTGATCTATGCAAATCATTTTCAAATGATCAAACATATGTGaagatattttatatatatatatggataaaaataaaaaataattatttatcaattgTAAAAAAcatgaataatataataaaataacatttgttttgaatattaaaattaagaaaatttaaaaaaaattagagatctttttaaaattttagacaaatattaaaaaataaaatattattttagtctcTAACTTATAGactaaattctaattttatcttcatatttaaaatattttttattttaaatattttattttatcttattttaaatttctggctaatattaatttttttaaaatatttatttttttctattattatatttttattattttcgttcttaaATCACTACAACAACTACTATAAGTCTATAACCACTATAATAATTATGATTTTCTCATTTAAAAAAACtcataatagaaaaaaatatttttagaataaaaattataatagaacaaaataaaatatttaaggtaataataaaatatttaaaacgtTAAAGAACATAAAAAACTTAGTTCAAATATTACATATTAAAATAATGCTTTATTTAATGTTAacagtaaaaaatattttaccgATTCTCATATTTCTAACACGTGACTGGTATAACTTTTTGTATCATTTAATATTCACACACAAATTTGGAGAATTATTAAATTAAGAATTAAATTAACATATatcttaaaaatatataataaatttattataaataaaaaattgtaaatatttttatttaataaatataaaatacttatattaaaaatttaaattttttatatttttaacaaaaaaaatttaatttataaatttaacgATGTATTTGTAAGacataaaatagataaaatttaaattaattagaggATATTGGGTCGGTTTGGGTGagtaataaattaaattgtCCCCACGTGTCAGAGTCAATAATGAATGAATTCTTAATACTAACTAACAAGCAAACATACAAGACTGCTCCATTCTCCATCCATAGTGTTTCCCCATAACTATCgttcaaataaaaaaatgccTGAGACAGCTAATTCCGTTGGTAGTTCCGGCCACAAGTTGGCCGGCAAAGTAGCCATAGTCACCGGCGGGGCAAGCGGCATCGGCGAAGCCGCAGCCCGTCTGTTTGTAGAGCAAGGTGCAAGTATGGTGGTGATAGCAGACATCCAAGATGATCTCGGCAACCAAGTAGCTGCATCTATTGGCTTTCACAGGTTCATCTTAGATATATGCTATTTAATTATTTCCATGATGTATtcataaataatgaaaaatacttctttaaaaaaataaataacatttgAACTCCGTCTTAGGTCAACGCTAGCTTGCTGTTTTATCTAGGTAATTTTATGTGACATGTATATCCTTAACACATCAAcgctaatattttttttttctagattATGGTGAGTATATTTTGAGAAATACTTTGATGAATTAGGTTTGGAtataatcatttaaaaaattttcagtttatttattttttataacataATCGATCCAATTAAAGAATTATTTCaagtaaacaaaaaatttaaaaatatatagttttttttcaaagtaaatagaaaaagagaaaattaacTAAATATTGTTAGagaaaattaatataaatttttttctaatatttattaaaatgaaTTAGTTTTCAAAAGTATTTGAGTAATCCATAAAATTTAACATTAACATATTTGAATATCAGCATCCATTTTACCATATATAAGAATTTATAAATTCTACTCACACAATAATATTTTACACAAAgataacaattaaaaattattaaataatttttttatatataattaacttatttaacacaatattattaatattttaattattatattacataaaaatatttttatacgaataattttttatagtaaaaatttatatacaattatttttagttaaaattgacagttaaataatattagataatttaataaatttaattaaaatattttttaataactttTCATTATTAATTAACTAGACAATTCTAcgtgaatttttatttttgaaaaagtataggtagacaataaaaatactaaacaatataaatttggatgttcattttattagaTGTACggatagttattttaatattaaaatttaaataaataatttaaaagtatagtatattttcatttaattaaaaattatttatattatttaaaaaaatcattaattaCCTAACATTaccctttattttttttatcttttgtgtATATATTTCGCTCTCAGCTGATATAAAAGCAGTGATGGGAAGTGGGCACGATGAAGCCATCTTAAAAAAACGTGTTTCTTTCTTTTGATTATATATTGGCTATCGCAATCACCTGTctaattcaataatttattaaGCGTCCTTAATTAGTTCCCTACCAAAAGTATTTTATTCAAAAGTTTCAATACCATATATAATGCAAGGGATATATTATGCATCAAATTCGAATTCAGCACAATTCATTTTTTCCATGATTATGATCATTTATTTCTACTGAAAATACAGTTGTTAAAAAATTGtttacaaaatattaatttaaacaaAATGTATAATATTTAGATTAACATCATTATTATTAGAGAAAATTTCATTCtattcttttgaaaaatattaaaataatattttccttttctttatttgtaaaaaatatatttttctctcttataatttttaaaatacctCTTCTTTaatctatttaaaattttttgtgttaactaatgctaattttatctatttttttaaaaaattattttttacaaaaatatcctttagcaaaattttatttttttgtcattaaattttgcttatcaaaacattttttaataaattttttttattgattaaattatatttttatcaaaatattttttaaaaaattaataattaaattattttttctaaaatatcctttaataattttttgattattaaattataattttaccaacatttttattaacaattatttttatattttattattaattttttgatatcaatatatattattttaacattaaataaaaaaatcgatCTTATCACTTTTAAtatgtataacaattaatatagattaatatcaaaaaataatcttatcaagatttttttatttaatattaaaataatatatattataattgttaataaaattttttataaaatcttaatttaataattaaaaaattactgaacggtattttagaaaaaataattttaattattaaaaaatatttttataaaaatataatttaatcaataaaaaaataatttattaaaaaatattttggtaaaaatttaatgataaaaaataaaatttttattaaaaaatatttttataaaaataatttatttttttttaaaaaataaataaaattaatattagttaatacaaaaaaattaaaataaattaaatttttttttaaaaattataacaaaaaaaatgcatattttattaataaaggagaaaaaatatctttttaacattttttagaaGAGAAAAATGTATTTTTCTCTTATTATTAACATGCCCCATGGAAAAAAGTATTAGCAAAATTAAAGTAGTACATCTAGAAACTAATCCTAAAGTGTTTTTGAGAGGAAACTGGGAGTCAAGTATATATAGGCCATAGGACACAAGTACAAATAACATATATGTAAGATTGGAGATAGGACATAATATGACATTAAAacagaaataataaaataaaaatattaaaaattaaatttttatgtattgtgtttggatactataaataaaatactaatgtaatattttatattatatttggaTAGATATGGATAAAATTAAGATATTATACaaaatgactaaaatagtcatatgattttaaattttttacattaaatacaaattaatttaataaaaaataagagtatgtagaaatacaaaaaattacaaaaagaatTGGCCTATAAAccaataagataaaaatgatattaaagtacaaaattaagaataataaagtaacataaagtagaaaaataaattaagtctTCATTAATATAACATGCCATAGAAAAGAGAATGaacaataaagaaaaataaattaattatccaGTCAAGTAagaaattctattaaaaaaaatatctacaAAAAAAGACAATTACGATgtaaagaagaagctaaaattaaaaaaaaaataaaaagagataatagtaaaataataaaaaatatttatggatagaaagaaaaaaattttgataaaaaaatatgagtccactttttcaaattttgtgtCCATCATTATTGTTCTTCATAAAAAAGtagatataaaaatataaaatagtgtCCTAAAAATAATATGTTTCGTGTCCATATCTCCAcctttaaatatattttaaatattcgTTGTCCATATCTCTATATCCTGTTTTCGAAAACAAACACTATCTAAAAAACTACATACTAAATTGTAACTGTGCACAGCAAATATTTCAATAAAACACTCGACATTATAAactaatttcttttaaaatatttgcgTATTTATTATACAATATTTATAATCTTGTAGCTATAAAATAAGTGATTATGCCACAAGTATTTAAATAAGTATCCAACCATGCATCTATTGTATATTGTATGGAAAAAGGTGTAAAATACAAAAAAGATTTGGGTGCTTAACAAAAATATTCTTGAtagattaaaataataaaaacacttctaaaaaatttaaaaatataacgaaaataatcaaatattatATACGTATGTATGTATtctgaaattaaattttttgggATCGAATTTTCATAGAATAAATGGAAAAATTAGTTcttaaaaaattacttattcttcaaattgattcttgaaaaattcttttaattaaattcgttttttaaagattttaaattaatcatattagTCTTTCCGTCACTTCTATTGCTAACAGCGTCAGAGTTTGTTAATGTGGTATATATCATAATACATATCTAATAGTCCTAATTGACTATTAATATGATTAGTTTATAAAAGTAGATCAAATAAACTTTAAACTAAAGAATTCTAATGGTTTAAATTTCTCCCTCAATTAGGttttgatttgatctaatttcataaacttaTTATGTTAATAGTCAATTAAGACTTCTAATTGTGTGTTGTGGTGTCACTTAACGTGTTACATTAGCAAATTTTGACACCATCAACAAAGAAAATGACAGAAGGACTAacatgactaatttaaaaatctttaaaggacgaatttgattaaaaaaatctttcgAAGATCCATTTGAAAAACGAGTAATCTTTCAGAAACTATTTGACTAAAACATTTGTTTCTCATATTCTTGAATTGAATCAAATAGTCATCGATCAACTCAGATTTTTTCTTTCTCACTGTGAATAAATCAGACAACGTTACTTTCATTTCACCTCTAAAGAATTGATCATTAAAACTTCTTTCTAACTGAATCCAACTATAAATTGAGttaggttgcaagtttgaaaatCATGTGAATAAATTCTTTGtcagagaagagagaaaatatattatttttaaatattcatTACTAGCTAATTCATCGATTTTCACTATATAACGAGCTATGTGCTCGACCATCGATTTTCTCCTGCAAATTTAGTGAAGGATTTGGGAGTTTTGACTCCCTTGGAGAGTTCAGTCTGTAAAGCATAATCTGAAAAGGGGGATATAAAATAGAGTTAATTTGTCATTCCTATATTAAACCCTGCtttctttaaaatttgtttgataaCTTGGATTATATTTTGACCATAAACTTGAGCAGTATTGTTTGCTCTCATCTCATTCAACATTTTATTTAGATCATCTCCTCTATTTAACATTAGAGGAAGATTATTAACCTGCATTCCACCTATTGGCGGTACAAACGATTGATTGATGACTGCTTCTGTAATATCATCGACCCGTAGCTATCTGCTCTATCCttacataattattttttattataggATTTAAACTGTAGCCATTTGCTGTGTAAGCATATTGACTAAATCATGATGGTTATTCTCAATTTGTTGTCTAAACATGGCCAAAGATTCGACGGCGTTAGGAGACGTTATTTTGTCAGAAACTTAATTGTCTCGACATTCCTAGAAACATAGAGGCACGTCCTCCACCAACTGGAAACTTCATTGGGTTGCCCCCGTGGCTTGTGCCGAAACAACATTTAGCATTATTACATTAGATTGCAAGGACATTGGACCGATCCTAAATATGGGTGATTGCTTATCAAATATTGATAAGTATTATAATTTGTCATATTAGGGTTATAGTGAGTCAGTATACCCACTGGAAAGTATTCTAGAGGAGATGTTGGGTTATACAAGGATTATTCCTCGTAATGGTCATACCTCCTATAAATCCCATGTTAGGGTCTTTCATTGGTGGATAGTAATTTGGAGGTAATCCATATGGAGGCCATGTATTGGGTACTGTCAAAGAGACTTCTTCTATTAACACAGGGTTCATCCTTTGACTTAATGGGCCAGCCTCTGTCTTTAGGCCTCTTGTATTTTTACCAGTGTTATTATTCGACGTATTCGTCAAAGTAGAGGCTCTATCAAACATAATTAATTTGTCACTACGTAAGCATATGCAAAATTTGACACGTTATTTAACCCAGTGTCCTACTGAGCGTGCCAATTTGTTTCACTTGATTTTTGGTAACCTTGATAGGGTGTCGAATCAAGCTTGTGTCAAAATCTTAATTCGGGGAACCGATATGACTCCTCTAAAAAAGAGTGGGTTTGACTCGGGAATTACTTAGCGTTTGTGCAAAATAAGCTTTGTCAAAATACTGTTGGCAAATTGTAGCAAATAAAAGGAAGTACGTAAAATAAATgaaagaataaaattgaaactaaaagaaagaaaaataaaaataaaaatattaaaagcaaagaaatgaattaaaacagaaaaaacaaagaaaaataaaataaaaatagactCCTAACATTCACATGCACTTGCACTCCATGATCTTCCATTGGTCGTTGCGTTGCTGGGACTGAAAATTTTTGCAGAGTTCTTGTGTGatgatgaaatattttttattgaagtcTTTGAACTCATCAGAACTTCTCTTACTTATAAAGACCATGAAGAATCTTCACCACGATCTAGCTTCCTCATTTTTTTCAAGCCACGACCTTGCCTTGACCATGAAGAATCTTGACTCCCAAGTTTTGACATCCCACGTCTTCTCTTACTTTAGTCTTCAAATCTCACGTTCTCTTCAGCTTACACTCCAAAATTCGCACCTATATTCTCAATTCAGTTTGAAGATGGAGTAAAAAGTCTTGACGTTTGATGCATGGCTAAACACCAGTTTAAAAATTCACAAGTTATAAAACTCAAATTTCATTGTAAGCATAATTCTAAATAAGAAAATAACTCTATCAAAGTTTAAAAAATTGTcacaattcaaatcaattaccgAGAGTTTTAAATCTCGAGTCATTCTCCCTAAGAATTATAATCGAGTgttcaattattggctatgagaaATTAGAAGTTTTGATTACAATAAACAAGAAGCTAAAtcacaagaaattaaagaagcaaacaataaataaatatcaaataGTAATTAAACTAAGACAATTAAGGAAATTAACTAAGAAAGATCCTGAAAAGAATTGATGGTTAAGGATCACTATCCTagtcactaaccacaacatgataatTATAAAGAGCAAACTCCATTCGTCAACCTCTAAATGGTGAGAAAAGTCAACCGGGcttaactaatcctaatccatAAGTTCTAAtcaatttactaattaaattagcaaaATATTAGCGTCAATAGAAACAAGATTAATTAAAATCTCTAAATTATCAAATAACTTGaatattagtaactcaagatCACATAAGTTACCAACCCAATGCAATAGTTAAAAATTCTACTCTATAACTAATCCAaccattttatcaaacacttaaaatgtataaaaataaaacatcatACATTGCATTGCGCAACATTGATAAAACCTACAACTACTAAATTTAAGAAACAACATCAACAACTTAAACAAGCAAATATGAAACTTAAAATATCAACTTTATTAATAAAACTCAAGAATTCACAAGTTCATCAAATAacaaaatggaagaaagcaaacTAACACCAAAGTCTAAGAGAATTATAATCCAAGaataagaaaacaaaattaaaactatataaataaacaagactaaaatctaaaactaacaagaaaattaagtaaaatccTAGGGATTATAGAGAGAAGttagagcttctctctctagaatctccctaaaagctaaaaaaaataatgtgtaaaatataaatatataaatgtGTCCCCTCTCTCCATTATCTTGGCACCCAAAATGCTTTAGAATATGGCAATTGGGGACCTTTTGGAAGTCCAAAACGAAGAAGCACATGTTTTTATTAATCCAAGCATGTGGAGGTTTTTCGCTCAGGCGAAAAAGTCTTGCGCATACAAGAATCTCGTGCATGAGAGAATCTTGCTGATGCGAAGGAAATTTGCTTTCGCGGATAACTTGCACGGGCGACAGAAGCTCGCCTACACGAAGAACTCTCACGAGCGACATAAGCTCGCCCATGCGAGGACTTCAACAACTTTCGCTTCAAATTGCTTCCTAAATTTGCTTGTTTGCTCCGTTCTTTTCGATTCTTTGTAGTTACTGAAGGGTCTTAACTCTGAAACACTTAAATAAAATtgatcacgacatcgaatgacataaaaataagaattaagAAAAATCAATGATTAAGAGTAtaaaaagcatatttttcaCTCCTGAGTTCATTGGAAGTAATAATTGAAAAACTCCATGAATTAAGCCAAAATTGTGTGATTTAGTTgataaatttcatatttttcaatACAATTTATAACAACAAAATGGAGTTTATCAATGTTCAAGAAAAATAATAActgtttttcaatctttttttcacgtgttgaaaattttcaacttCAATGCTATTGTACCATCTTTATTTTGAATTCGACTTGCTCGTCTCTACATCTATTGCTAATTTTAACTAATTTCATCAGATTGACACAATTTGTAGTCAAAATGTTTTCTTATTGAAAAATTCATTTTTAGTACCAACAAcatccaaattaatttttagagtCTAGATCGAAGACTTTAgtctaataaatttttattttctttaagtCCTTAAAAGATACTTTCGTCGAATATATTAGTCCTTCTTATTTTGAAAggaaactaattttttttaaagtgtaTTTTTTGATACCTAATTATCTAGAACATAtgtaaaaaatttgattgaaatCGATGAAAGGATTAATTGTCTCTTCGATAAGAGTGATATCTTCGAAAACTTTTAAaggataatatttttttagaagaaaaagTCTTAGGAGTCGgtattttttaaactaataaatatgtaaattgaatattaaatataaacatctaaaattttaaaaaataaaaatataaaaataattaattaaaaaaatatttgaaggtgaaataaaataaaactaatttaaaatatataatttaagatttatagtttaaaaattataatttaaaatttaaatttaggtttagagtttaaaatttaaagtcaTTAGCAACGAATAAGAGGTGGTGAAtaataagtaaataaaattttagtatttaaaaagtaaaaagaagtgaaaaggaaaaaaaataataatttaaaaaagtttGAGTAATTAAGTTTATTTGTTGAATGatgttgattttttatttttattttttttacccctaactaaaatttttattaaatatcaaAAATTCAGTCTAAAACTTTTCAAAGATCAATTTGAGTGATTAGGCCGTTTATTCTACTTTTTCTATATGATATTTTTCCTTGGAAACATTCGCAGGTGCACCTACGTCCACTGTGACGTGGCAAACGAGGATCAAGTAAAAATCCTTGTGAACACAACAGTCAACTCTCACGGAAAATTGGACATCATGTTCAGCAACGCTGGCATCTTAAGCCCTTCAGACCAGACGGTCCTCGACCTTGACATCTCCCAATTCGACCGCCTCTTCGCTGTCAATGCTCGCGGCATGGCCCTCTGCGTCAAACACGCGGCGCGTGCCATGATGGAGGGGCGCGTGAGAGGCAGTATCGTGTGCACGGGCAGCGTGGCCGCCACACACGGTACTCCCCGGCGTGTCGACTACACCATGTCAAAGCACGCGGTTCTCGGGTTAGTGCGAGCGGCAAGCCTACAGCTCGCAGCGCACGGCATTAGGGTGAATTGCGTTTCCCCCAACGCGCTGGCCACGCCCCTGACCTGTGCGTCGTTTGGGTTGGAGACGGAGGAGATGCAAATGCTGTACGCGCATAACGCAAGGTTGAAGGGTATGGTTTTGACTCCGAAGCATGTTGCCGACGCGGTGCTGTTTCTCGTGTCCGGTGACTCCGAATTTGTCACCGGACATGACCTGGTAGTCGATGGTAGTTATATCGGTGGTTGACACTTTTAGTTGATGTTTTATATATTGGAAGCGGTTCTGGTATTCTTCGGTAGGAAGCGGAACTTTGTTGTTTCATTCAAGATATAAATTATTGAGAAAATTCTATATTCTTTTTTTGTGAGGtgataaaatgacattttttttcttctattttataaatgtacattttttttaattttaaaaaacctcctctttaatttattttaaatttgttgtattaactaatattaattttattcattttaaaaaaataaattatttttttaaaaaatattcattaacaaaaattttattttttatcattaaattttacttaccaaaatatcctttaataaattattttttattaattaaattatatttttattaaaatatttttgaaaaaataataattaaattatttttttaagataccTACCCTtcgataattttttaattattaaattgtgattttatcaaaatttttgttaataattatttttatattttactattaattttttaatattaatatatattattttaatattaaataaaaaaatcttaccactgttaatatatataacaattaatatatattgatattgaaaataattttactaaaattttttatttaatattaaaataatatatatatatcgatatccaaaaattaatagtaaaatataaaaaattgttaacaaaaattttggtaaaattataatttaatcattaaaaaattattgaagggtattttagaaaaaaaatataattattaatttttttaaaaatataatttaattaataaaaaaataatttattaaaagatattttgacaaacaaaatttaatgataaaaaataaaatttttgttaatggatattttttaaaaaaaaaattatttttttttaaaaaatagataaagtaacattagttaacacaaaaagtttaaaatatattaaaaataaagttttttaaaagttagaaggGAGATAAATGTATATTTATAAAACAGATGAGAAAAGAATATCATTTTAATATCTTACAGCGAGAAGagtgatattttttttaaattatttatactaCAGAGATATGTGAAAACTTTTATTAAGTGGAAACAATGAAAAGAAAGTTCACAGAAATCACACAACcggttaaaaaattattaagtatATATAGGTAGGAGATGTCTTTTGTACCCTTTGTTACTTGTCTTAATAATTTACATTTTTCACCATTTTAACCAACAACTTTAATAtcattataatatttatttatttatatcataataTGCAATTTACAAACCAAAATTATAGTATTATGTAagttaaaattttaacattttaaaatgaAAGCGTCGAAAAAAATTCGATTATAAGTAAAAGAATAAACATCAATCCTAATAGTACATCACTTGATTAATATAAATGTACTGTTAAATagaagtaaataaaaaaaaagtcaatttcAAGAAAGAAATATATAAGCAGGTATTGGTAGAAAATTTTAGCTTTTAATCATTTAGATTTGTTCTGgacatataataaaaaatttaggtgACAAAGATGTGAAATTATATACCATTAGATTTATATCCttgtaaaattaaaataaattaatttgtaaatataaaaaatatttaataaacaaatttaaaaattaatattaaattatttttattaagttatttgaaaattttatatttaattagaattacttatataaattaactaattgtttataTCGgtaagttaaaaataataacttatacttttactttttttgtAGTGTAACTTTTGATTCCATGAATAAACCTCCctttaaaagaaaattgtaatTAGTTAGATAAATATCAATTATggttattcatataaaaaacacattaataataataatatcagtATATATAAATGCAATTGGAGAAAAATAAAGTTGTATTTATATTCATaactataaataaaaaaattaaaaagtaaaatatattaACTATGGTATAAAGCCATAAACCATTTAtgaatttaaatatgatttcaATTATTCTCTAGATATGATATGCaatattaaaattcaaatcattaatataaattaacatTCTTTATACTTGTTAGTCAACAATAACTAAATTTAAAGAAGGAGGTATATCAAAATATTAAGCAAGCTTTTGGAATAGAAGTTAATATCGAAGG
The genomic region above belongs to Arachis stenosperma cultivar V10309 chromosome 5, arast.V10309.gnm1.PFL2, whole genome shotgun sequence and contains:
- the LOC130982847 gene encoding (-)-isopiperitenol/(-)-carveol dehydrogenase, mitochondrial-like, with product MPETANSVGSSGHKLAGKVAIVTGGASGIGEAAARLFVEQGASMVVIADIQDDLGNQVAASIGFHRCTYVHCDVANEDQVKILVNTTVNSHGKLDIMFSNAGILSPSDQTVLDLDISQFDRLFAVNARGMALCVKHAARAMMEGRVRGSIVCTGSVAATHGTPRRVDYTMSKHAVLGLVRAASLQLAAHGIRVNCVSPNALATPLTCASFGLETEEMQMLYAHNARLKGMVLTPKHVADAVLFLVSGDSEFVTGHDLVVDGSYIGG